One Pelodiscus sinensis isolate JC-2024 unplaced genomic scaffold, ASM4963464v1 ctg34, whole genome shotgun sequence DNA segment encodes these proteins:
- the LOC102449859 gene encoding basement membrane-specific heparan sulfate proteoglycan core protein-like isoform X1: MLLSLCLLLTVINPSSQKICLAPGALPAPTLYLNQTSAQQGDSVRLKCSVVSQAPATRVFFCKDGEEILSETGLEKKITYNYDHAVSRGSSGNYSCGYEIQDSDNRVNRSQLSPAKHLSVTALGPSSKEICSAPGALPAPTLYLSQMSAQQGDSVRLKCSVVSQAPATRVVFCKDGEEILSETGLEKKVTYNYDHAVSMDSSGNYSCGYEIQDSDKWVTRSQLSLAKHLSVTALSPRSQEICSAPGALFAPTLYLSQTSAQQGDSVRLKCSVVSQAPATRIIFCKDGEEIMSETGLEKKITYDYDHAVSMGSSGSYSCGYEIQDSDNRVSRSQLSSAKHLSVTELHPSSPEICSAPGALPAPILQLSPTSARQRDFVLLKCSVISQARATRIVFCKNGEILSGTGLEENVTYDYNYTVTGDSSGNYSCGYEVKDSDNQVTRSQLSPGQSLSVTGGGSSSRGTEEPTHPGLTTSITIWAARCALVLLLFVSVPIITLVLEKWGQPKCRAGKDSQREHQHHGGERDGEMGKSM, from the exons ATGCTCCTGTCTCTGTGTCTTTTGCTGACTG TAATAAATCCCAGCAGCCAGAAGATCTGCTTAGCTCCTG gtgctctccctgcccccaccctgtatCTGAACCAGACGTCTGCTCAGCAGGGAGACTCCGTGCGGCTCAAGTGCTCCGTGGTCTCTCAGGCCCCAGCCACCCGCGTCTTCTTCTGTAAGGATGGGGAGGAGATTTTGTCTGAGACAGGTCTGGAGAAGAAGATCACCTACAACTATGACCATGCCgtgtccagaggcagctctgggaaTTACTCTTGCGGGTACGAGATCCAGGACAGTGACAACCGGGTGAATagatcccagctcagccctgccaagCACCTCAGTGTCACCG CTCTGGGTCCCAGCAGCAAGGAGATCTGCTCAGCTCCCG gtgctctccctgctcccacactCTACCTGAGCCAGATGTCCGCTCAGCAGGGAGACTCCGTGCGGCTCAAGTGCTCCGTAGTGTCCCAGGCCCCAGCCACCCGCGTCGTCTTCTGTAAGGACGGGGAGGAGATTTTGTCTGAGACAGGTCTGGAGAAGAAGGTCACCTACAACTATGACCATGCTGTGTCCATGGACAGCTCTGGGAATTACTCCTGCGGATACGAGATCCAGGACAGCGACAAGTGGGTGACCAGATCCCAGCTTAGCCTTGCCAAGCACCTCAGTGTCACTG CGCTGAGTCCCAGAAGTCAAGAGATCTGCTCAGCGCCCG GTGCTCTCTTTGCCCCCACTCTCTACCTCAGCCAGACGTCTGCTCAGCAGGGAGACTCTGTGCGGCTCAAGTGCTCTGTGGTGTCCCAGGCCCCAGCCACTCGCATCATCTTCTGTAAGGACGGGGAGGAGATTATGTCTGAGACAGGTCTGGAGAAGAAGATCACCTACGACTATGACCATGCTGTGTCCATGGGCAGCTCCGGGAGTTACTCCTGCGGGTATGAGATCCAGGACAGCGACAACCGGGTGAGCAGATCCCAGCTCAGCTCTGCCAAGCACCTCAGTGTCACTG AGCTGCATCCCTCCAGCCCGGAGATCTGCTCAGCTCCTG gtgctctccctgcccctatTCTCCAGTTGAGCCCGACGTCTGCTCGACAGAGGGACTTCGTGCTGCTCAAATGCTCTGTGATATCCCAGGCCCGAGCCACCCGCATCGTCTTCTGCAAGAATGGGGAGATTTTGTCTGGGACAGGTCTGGAAGAGAATGTCACCTACGACTATAACTACACTGTGACTGGAGACAGCTCTGGGAATTACTCCTGTGGGTATGAGGTCAAGGACAGCGACAACCAGGTGACCagatcccagctcagccctggccaGAGCCTCAGTGTCACTG GTGgcgggagcagcagcagaggaacAGAGGAGCCGACCCACCCAG GGCTGACCACGTCCATCAccatctgggctgcccgctgtgccctggtcctgctcctctTCGTGTCTGTGCCCATCATCACCCTTGTGCTGGAGAAATGGGGACAGCCCAAGTGCCGGGCCGGAAAAGACTCACAAAGGGAGCATCAGCATCACGGAGGGGAAAGGGACGGGGAGATGGGAAAGTCAATGTAG
- the LOC102449859 gene encoding basement membrane-specific heparan sulfate proteoglycan core protein-like isoform X3: MLLSLCLLLTVINPSSQKICLAPGALPAPTLYLNQTSAQQGDSVRLKCSVVSQAPATRVFFCKDGEEILSETGLEKKITYNYDHAVSRGSSGNYSCGYEIQDSDNRVNRSQLSPAKHLSVTALGPSSKEICSAPGALPAPTLYLSQMSAQQGDSVRLKCSVVSQAPATRVVFCKDGEEILSETGLEKKVTYNYDHAVSMDSSGNYSCGYEIQDSDKWVTRSQLSLAKHLSVTALSPRSQEICSAPGALFAPTLYLSQTSAQQGDSVRLKCSVVSQAPATRIIFCKDGEEIMSETGLEKKITYDYDHAVSMGSSGSYSCGYEIQDSDNRSCIPPARRSAQLLARATRIVFCKNGEILSGTGLEENVTYDYNYTVTGDSSGNYSCGYEVKDSDNQVTRSQLSPGQSLSVTGGGSSSRGTEEPTHPGLTTSITIWAARCALVLLLFVSVPIITLVLEKWGQPKCRAGKDSQREHQHHGGERDGEMGKSM; this comes from the exons ATGCTCCTGTCTCTGTGTCTTTTGCTGACTG TAATAAATCCCAGCAGCCAGAAGATCTGCTTAGCTCCTG gtgctctccctgcccccaccctgtatCTGAACCAGACGTCTGCTCAGCAGGGAGACTCCGTGCGGCTCAAGTGCTCCGTGGTCTCTCAGGCCCCAGCCACCCGCGTCTTCTTCTGTAAGGATGGGGAGGAGATTTTGTCTGAGACAGGTCTGGAGAAGAAGATCACCTACAACTATGACCATGCCgtgtccagaggcagctctgggaaTTACTCTTGCGGGTACGAGATCCAGGACAGTGACAACCGGGTGAATagatcccagctcagccctgccaagCACCTCAGTGTCACCG CTCTGGGTCCCAGCAGCAAGGAGATCTGCTCAGCTCCCG gtgctctccctgctcccacactCTACCTGAGCCAGATGTCCGCTCAGCAGGGAGACTCCGTGCGGCTCAAGTGCTCCGTAGTGTCCCAGGCCCCAGCCACCCGCGTCGTCTTCTGTAAGGACGGGGAGGAGATTTTGTCTGAGACAGGTCTGGAGAAGAAGGTCACCTACAACTATGACCATGCTGTGTCCATGGACAGCTCTGGGAATTACTCCTGCGGATACGAGATCCAGGACAGCGACAAGTGGGTGACCAGATCCCAGCTTAGCCTTGCCAAGCACCTCAGTGTCACTG CGCTGAGTCCCAGAAGTCAAGAGATCTGCTCAGCGCCCG GTGCTCTCTTTGCCCCCACTCTCTACCTCAGCCAGACGTCTGCTCAGCAGGGAGACTCTGTGCGGCTCAAGTGCTCTGTGGTGTCCCAGGCCCCAGCCACTCGCATCATCTTCTGTAAGGACGGGGAGGAGATTATGTCTGAGACAGGTCTGGAGAAGAAGATCACCTACGACTATGACCATGCTGTGTCCATGGGCAGCTCCGGGAGTTACTCCTGCGGGTATGAGATCCAGGACAGCGACAACCGG AGCTGCATCCCTCCAGCCCGGAGATCTGCTCAGCTCCTG GCCCGAGCCACCCGCATCGTCTTCTGCAAGAATGGGGAGATTTTGTCTGGGACAGGTCTGGAAGAGAATGTCACCTACGACTATAACTACACTGTGACTGGAGACAGCTCTGGGAATTACTCCTGTGGGTATGAGGTCAAGGACAGCGACAACCAGGTGACCagatcccagctcagccctggccaGAGCCTCAGTGTCACTG GTGgcgggagcagcagcagaggaacAGAGGAGCCGACCCACCCAG GGCTGACCACGTCCATCAccatctgggctgcccgctgtgccctggtcctgctcctctTCGTGTCTGTGCCCATCATCACCCTTGTGCTGGAGAAATGGGGACAGCCCAAGTGCCGGGCCGGAAAAGACTCACAAAGGGAGCATCAGCATCACGGAGGGGAAAGGGACGGGGAGATGGGAAAGTCAATGTAG
- the LOC102449859 gene encoding basement membrane-specific heparan sulfate proteoglycan core protein-like isoform X2 has product MLLSLCLLLTVINPSSQKICLAPGALPAPTLYLNQTSAQQGDSVRLKCSVVSQAPATRVFFCKDGEEILSETGLEKKITYNYDHAVSRGSSGNYSCGYEIQDSDNRVNRSQLSPAKHLSVTALGPSSKEICSAPGALPAPTLYLSQMSAQQGDSVRLKCSVVSQAPATRVVFCKDGEEILSETGLEKKVTYNYDHAVSMDSSGNYSCGYEIQDSDKWVTRSQLSLAKHLSVTALSPRSQEICSAPGALFAPTLYLSQTSAQQGDSVRLKCSVVSQAPATRIIFCKDGEEIMSETGLEKKITYDYDHAVSMGSSGSYSCGYEIQDSDNRSCIPPARRSAQLLRDFVLLKCSVISQARATRIVFCKNGEILSGTGLEENVTYDYNYTVTGDSSGNYSCGYEVKDSDNQVTRSQLSPGQSLSVTGGGSSSRGTEEPTHPGLTTSITIWAARCALVLLLFVSVPIITLVLEKWGQPKCRAGKDSQREHQHHGGERDGEMGKSM; this is encoded by the exons ATGCTCCTGTCTCTGTGTCTTTTGCTGACTG TAATAAATCCCAGCAGCCAGAAGATCTGCTTAGCTCCTG gtgctctccctgcccccaccctgtatCTGAACCAGACGTCTGCTCAGCAGGGAGACTCCGTGCGGCTCAAGTGCTCCGTGGTCTCTCAGGCCCCAGCCACCCGCGTCTTCTTCTGTAAGGATGGGGAGGAGATTTTGTCTGAGACAGGTCTGGAGAAGAAGATCACCTACAACTATGACCATGCCgtgtccagaggcagctctgggaaTTACTCTTGCGGGTACGAGATCCAGGACAGTGACAACCGGGTGAATagatcccagctcagccctgccaagCACCTCAGTGTCACCG CTCTGGGTCCCAGCAGCAAGGAGATCTGCTCAGCTCCCG gtgctctccctgctcccacactCTACCTGAGCCAGATGTCCGCTCAGCAGGGAGACTCCGTGCGGCTCAAGTGCTCCGTAGTGTCCCAGGCCCCAGCCACCCGCGTCGTCTTCTGTAAGGACGGGGAGGAGATTTTGTCTGAGACAGGTCTGGAGAAGAAGGTCACCTACAACTATGACCATGCTGTGTCCATGGACAGCTCTGGGAATTACTCCTGCGGATACGAGATCCAGGACAGCGACAAGTGGGTGACCAGATCCCAGCTTAGCCTTGCCAAGCACCTCAGTGTCACTG CGCTGAGTCCCAGAAGTCAAGAGATCTGCTCAGCGCCCG GTGCTCTCTTTGCCCCCACTCTCTACCTCAGCCAGACGTCTGCTCAGCAGGGAGACTCTGTGCGGCTCAAGTGCTCTGTGGTGTCCCAGGCCCCAGCCACTCGCATCATCTTCTGTAAGGACGGGGAGGAGATTATGTCTGAGACAGGTCTGGAGAAGAAGATCACCTACGACTATGACCATGCTGTGTCCATGGGCAGCTCCGGGAGTTACTCCTGCGGGTATGAGATCCAGGACAGCGACAACCGG AGCTGCATCCCTCCAGCCCGGAGATCTGCTCAGCTCCTG AGGGACTTCGTGCTGCTCAAATGCTCTGTGATATCCCAGGCCCGAGCCACCCGCATCGTCTTCTGCAAGAATGGGGAGATTTTGTCTGGGACAGGTCTGGAAGAGAATGTCACCTACGACTATAACTACACTGTGACTGGAGACAGCTCTGGGAATTACTCCTGTGGGTATGAGGTCAAGGACAGCGACAACCAGGTGACCagatcccagctcagccctggccaGAGCCTCAGTGTCACTG GTGgcgggagcagcagcagaggaacAGAGGAGCCGACCCACCCAG GGCTGACCACGTCCATCAccatctgggctgcccgctgtgccctggtcctgctcctctTCGTGTCTGTGCCCATCATCACCCTTGTGCTGGAGAAATGGGGACAGCCCAAGTGCCGGGCCGGAAAAGACTCACAAAGGGAGCATCAGCATCACGGAGGGGAAAGGGACGGGGAGATGGGAAAGTCAATGTAG